The Halovivax ruber XH-70 genome includes the window AGTTTTCGGTCACGTCGAGCGGTGACAACTTCCGGGACACCCAATGGGTGGCGACGATCAGGACCACCGAGACGGAGTTCGCGAACGGAGGTTCATGACGTGGCATCGAACTCGACGACCGGTGACCGTGAGTCGCGGGACTCGACGCGGTCGGGTCGGATCTTCGTGGCCCTGTTGGTCTGCGTACTCGCGGTCAGTCTACTGACCGTCGGTCTCGCCGGTCCGACACTCGCGGCCGATTCGTCCGTCGAGTGCGCCGCTGGATCCGGCGGCGGACCGGTGTACGTGACCGATAGCGGTCTCGAAGTCGCCGACAACGCCACCGCGGCCGACGAATCGTATCCCGCGTTCCCGGACGCAGAGACGGTCTCGCTAGAGGACGTGAACGTCTCGTTCAGTGCGGCTGGTCCGGCCGACCTCCGCCTCGAAGAGCGGTCGGCCGATTTCACCTGCGTCGCTGCGGTCAACGCATCGGCGAACGACGTCCTGATCGGCCCCGCGGAGGGGCCGGGGATGACGATCAACGGCTCGCTCGAGGCGCTCTCGTTCGGGCCTCTCGACTTCGAGTCCGACGACGCGGCTGACCTCACCTACGACGCGAACGACTCCGTTACGCTCACCATCGACGACACCGGTCTCGACGAGGGTGAGACGGTCGCGTTCGAGAGCCTGGGTTCGGACACGATCGACGCGGAGGTCGACGCCGACTCGAACGGCACGTTCTCGGTGGAACTCCCGGCCGGTGACTACGAACTGGCACTCTCGACGGCGTCGAGTGGCGGCGGTCTCCCGGGTCTCCCGCCACCGCCGCCGGACGACGAGCCGGCCGCGTTCGAATATTCCGAGATCGCGCTCGAGTCGACCGAGATCGGGGCGGGCGAGGAGATCACCGTTTCGGCGACGGCGACGAACGTCGGGGAAGCGTCCGGCTCACACACGGTGGAGCTGCTGGTCAACGGCGAAGTGGTTGGCGAAGAGAGCGTCTACCTCGCCGGCGGAAGTTCCGAGACGATTACATTCACCACCGTTCTCGACGACGCGGGAACGACCGGCATCTCGCTCGGAGACGAGTCGGTCGGAACCGTGACCGTCACCGACGAGGAACCCGGCTCGGACAATTCCGGGGGCACCGATCCGGGATCGGACGACGACGGCGAAGCGACGCCTGATCCCGAGTCCGAGATCGACGAGGGGAGCGAAACGCCGTGGCTCCTGATTACGATCGGTCTTCTCGCAATCGTGACCGCGGGCGTTGGCGTGGCGTACTCGCAGGGACACCTGGACCCATATCTGTCCGAGTGAGCCCCTTCCGTCCACTGTTCCGTTCGACGGAGGAGGACGGGTCGCATACACTTTTCCGGGCAACCGAAATGCAAGTCACACGGGTGTGACAGGACGGTCTCGCCGCAGAACCACGTGAGCGCGTCGTTCGTCGATGTCCTCACGACGGATAATTGAATGCGACCGAGGAGTCCGTCAACAGGACGGATGGTCCCACGCGCCTGCGAGCTTCTTTCTATGCCACACGGACACGTTCTGCGGACGCCGGTCAGGCCGCTCGCTCGGACGGGGTGATCGATGACGACCCACGAACCGTCCATCGAGGATCGAATTGAACAGCTGGAGTCGATAATACAGACCCAACAAGAGACCATCGACCTAATCGCTGACCTATATGGGGGTTGACGGATTTTGCTCCAGCGGATCGATACGTCTGATGAGTGCACCCGCATCCTGAGCGCGGCCCGTCTTGACCGTTCTACCGCATTGCGCGTGTCTACGTAGTATACTATTTCGGGGCCGGTTGCTGCGGAGGGGTGTCGATCAGGTCGTCGGTACTTCGACGAGTCGATCACAGGCAGCGTCGAGACAGCGTCGATCGGACCCGGTGTCGAACGCCGGCAGGCCGCAGCCGCAGGTGCCGTCGACGACGCCGCTGGGGACCACGAACCCGGTCTCACACTCGGGGTAGTGCTCACAGCCGGCGATCAGCCCACCCCGGCGAAGGATGCGCAGGTCGCCGCTGCAGTCGGGACAGCTCCATTCGCGGTCGAAGGCGTCGCGAACGGCGTCGTCGAGCGATTCACAGGTCCGGTCGAGACAGATGTCGAACGCGAGTCCGCGCTCGGCCCGGATTCGGGGCAGTCCACACGAACAGTACTCGTCTCGCACGACGGCGTCGGCCGGGATGGCGTAGCGTTCGTGGCAGTCGACGCAGCGAACGCCGTCGGCGCGGACGAGCGTCCCGTCGCACGTCGGACACGTTCCCACCGGCGTGCCAGCGGGCGAGGCGCGATAGTTCGTAAAGCCCTCCCGGTCGTGGGTCGCGATGCGCAGCGTCTGGACGTCTTTCTTCGCGACGAGGGTGAAGCCGCCGGTCCGTTCGGTGGAGACGCTGTCGGCCCGGGTCAGCCAGGCGACGGGCTGGTAGCCGTCGACGTCGTGGACGAGGACGGTGTTGTCTGGCTTGACGATCGTCGTCACGCGACCGCGGTACTCCTCGCGCTCGGTCCCGTCGAACATGACGGTGCAGTCGCCCGCGAGGATCCGGATCGTGTCTTCGAGCATGGGCCGTCTGGCCGCGGGTTGGTATATAAACGTGCGGTCGAACGACGGGGGTGACGACACGTCGTGACCTGGGCGGCGCGCTCGTCAGCCTGCCGACAGGCCGCTTCGCCTGGGGCAAGCCACGGCCGATCGACCCGCTCTCGACGGCGCTCGTCGCCGAACGCGTAGATCATCACACGTATAAGAGGTGATTCCGTGAACTCGTTCATGCAGCTCGACTGGACCGGGATCGACCACGTGACGAAGGTCGACCCGGAGAAGGCGATGCCGTCGGATCCGGCCTCGCTCCTCGCGGCGACGGACCTCGTGATGATCGGTGGCTCCGACGGTGTCACCGAGAAAAACACCATCGAGACGATCGAGGCGGTTCGCGACGCGGCGCCCGACGTGCCGATCTTCCAGGAACCGTACAACGCCGACCAGGTGACGAAGGAGACGGTCGACGCCGTCGACGTCCTCTCCGTGCCGGCGGTGTACAACGGCGACATGAAACACTTCGTCGGCAAGCACGTCTCGATGTACGCTCAGCTCGCGAGCAAACCGTCCTCGATGATGGGGACGAGTCTCCCGGTCGTCGGCAGCGTGATCGAGTCCAAGGCCGAAGGAGTGGTGGCCGACCTCACCGAGAAGATCGTCGGCGAGGGGTACGTCATCCAGCACACGGACTCAGCGGCCGCTCGAACCGCCGGCGCCACCGAGCCGTTCACGACCGAGGAGGTCGCTGGCGCGGCGCTCGCGACCGAGACGTTCTACGGCTTCCCGATCTTCTACGTCGAGTACTCCGGGACGTACGGCGGCCCCGCGGACGTCGAAGCCGCTGCGGCGCACCTGGAGGACACCGTCTTGCTCTACGGCGGTGGTATCGACTCGCGCGAGAAGGCCGAGGAGATTCTGGACGCCGGCGCGGACGCCGTCGTCGTCGGCGACTGTTTCCACGACGACCGCGAGAAGTTCACCGAGACGATCCCCCGGCGGTAACGCCGTTCGGCGCCCGCTTCACCCGTTCCTCCGCCTGTTTTACCCGTTCTTGCGCCCGCTTCGCTCGCTCCTCCGCCTGCTGACGTCGTGTTCGACCGTGACCGCTATCGCGCTGGATCCGTACGTCCTCGTATGGCCACGTTCGACGTCGAAATAGTGCTGTTCGACGGGTTCGACGAACTCGACGCCGTCGGTCCCTACGAGGTGTTCGACACCGCACGGTCGTTCGGTGCCGACCTGACCGTCTCGCTGGTGACACTCGACACACCGGGGCAGGTGACCGCGAGCCACGGTCTCCGCGTCGAAGCCGATGGGTCGCTCTCGACGGACGCTGCGCCCGATCTGCTGGTCGTCCCCGGCGGCGGCTGGACGAGCGACGATGGCGGGGTGCGACGAGTCGTCGACGAGGGGCGACTTCCGGCGGTAGCCGCCGAGCTGGCCGCGGCCGGGACGACGGTCGCGTCGGTCTGTACCGGGGCGATGATCCTGGCCGAGGCCGGGTTGGTCGACGGCCGACCGGCGACGACCCACGAGGCCGCCCTCGACGATCTGGCAGCCGTCGCCGGCGAGGTTTACGACGACCCCGCCGTCAGGGCCGTCGACGACGGCGACGTTCTCACCGCCGGCGGGGTCACGGCCGGAATCGACCTCGCACTCTGGCTCGTCGAACGCGAGTTCGACGCCGACGTGGCAGCTGCGGTCGCGACGGAACTCGAACACGAGCGCCGGGGAACGATCGTCCGGTAGTCGCCACCCGTCCGCGAGGCAGACTGCGCAACCGAATCGCTTTCCGGCGGGCCTGCGTACGCTGACCCGATGACCGCTGTGTTGTTCGACATGGACGGCGTGTTAGTCGACAGCGAGGATTACTGGGTCGCGTTCGAGGAGGACGAACTCCTGCCCGATGCGGTCCCCCACACCGAGATCGATCTCGCGGAGACCTCGGGCATGAACTTTCGGGAGATCTACGACTACCTCGACGCCGAGTACGGGACGGCGATCTCCCGCGAGGAGTGGATCGACCGGTTCGACGAGATGGCGCGGACGGTCTACACCGAGCGCGTGTCCCTCCTGCCCGGTCTGCGGGAGCTGCTCGCGGACCTTCGGGAGCGCGGGGTGACCGTCGCCGTCGTCTCCTCGTCGCCGCACGACTGGATCGGCCTCGTCCTCGATCGATTCGACCTCGTGGACGCGTTCGACGCCGTGGTCAGTGCTGACGACATCGATGGCGCCAGCAAGCCCGCGCCCGACGTGTACGAGTACGCCGCGGCGACGGTCGACGCGGAACCCGACGACTGTGTCGCCGTCGAAGATTCTGAAAACGGTATCACTGCGGGCCATCGAGCGGGGATGGCGGTCGTCGCCTACCGGGTTGTGGCTCACGGCGACATCGACCGATCGCGGGCGGACGTGGTGGCCGACGATCCCGCCGAGTTGCGCGAGGCAGTGCGGTCGCTGGTCCAGTAACTCGATAGTGCCAGGTGCGTCTCCTGTTGTCGCGCAGGAACGCCCTCGAAACTTCAGACGCTCGTGAGGACGGTCGTCACCGGTAGTTCAGCACTGCCGGCGCTCGTCCGCGTCGTCGTCCATCCCGGCCGCCTGGATCACCTGTCGAATGTGAAAGTCCTTCTCCCGCGGATCCTCGTTCGCCAATGCGTCTTCCAGATGCTGCTTGCACTGATTGCTAAGCTCCCCCATCCCGGGAATTACATCGAACGAAGCACCTATATCTGCTGTGGAATCGGTCCGCTATCGTGGGTACGCGGGACGGATACTAACTACCGGGGACTGTCCACCGTCGGCCGAGCGCTCCGGGCCGTGTCCGGTGCCTGCGTGGGCACTAGCGCGTCCGCACCGGCCCGAAGATCACTCGACGTCGACCGTTCGCGTTTCGCTGATCGGCACCAGCGGGAGTTCCGGAAACGCCACGCTCACGGTCAGTTCGAGGGTGTCGTGATCGGCCGAGCCGAAGACGGCGGCGGGAACGACCTCGCTTCCACGGAGGTAGGTGCTGGTACTGGTCATCTCGTGGCCGTTGACCATCACGCGAACCTCGGCGCGGGCGGCCTCGCCGGTGTTCGTGACGGTGACCGTTTGCATGTCGTTCTCGCCGACGGCGATGGTCGACGGGAAGTCACGCTCCCACGCGATTTCGACGGCGGGGAGTGCCCGGGCGCTCTCGAGGATTCGCTCTGCGACGCCCTCGTCTAGCCCGGCCTCGACCAGTCCCGACACGCCGGTCTCGCGGACGTCCGCCGGCGTGTGGATCTCGGATCGTGCGAGCTTGCTCGCTCGACCGGGGCCGACGCCGTCGATCGCGGTCAGGCCGACGGCAGCGGCGTCGACGCCGTTTTCGACGCGCGCTTCGAGCCGACTGGCGAGGTTCGCGTCGTGTCCGCTGGCGAAGCGATCGAGGAATGCCCGGAGCGCGGCGAGCAGGCGGAGCGCGTTGCGAGTGATCGCCCAGGCGTCACTCCGGAGTTCCGTCGGCGTCGTGCCGTTGGCCTCCGATCGGAGGATGGCGAGCACCTTTCGCTGCCCATTCGAGCCGATGTCGTCTCCGACGGGCTGGCCGGTGAGAACGCCGTCGATGGCGTCGCGCTCGGCCTGGCGCGTCGTGACGGAGTCGAATGCTCCCGCCTTCGCGATCGCTTCGAAGACTGTCGCCTCGTCGAGCGTGCCCTCGACCGCGCGCTCACAGCAATCGGCGAACCCGCGTGCGGTCTCCAGATCGAGGTAGTATCGAGAGGTCAGCCGGCCGAGTGCGGTCGGTTCGAGCCCGTTCCGCGCGTCGTCGGAATCTCCGGCCCCGTCACCGTCCCGTTCGACGAACCCGTCGGTGACGAGCGTCTCGATCGCGTCCCGGACGCGCCGATCGAGGTTCTCGAACCCGTACTTCGTCGGCCGCGTCTGGCCGCGTTCGTAGAAGAACGTGGTCTCGAGCCAGTCGAAGACGTCCGCCTCGCTCGTGACGTTTCCCATCGCGATCTCGGCGTTGAGGTGGGTTTCCAGGCTGTCTGCGAGTTGTGACTCGATCTCGGTTCCCTCGCGGAGCAGGCGTCGGTAGCGGTCGGCGTCCGCGGTGTCACAGACCACCCAGCCGTAGCCGACGTCGTCGTAGCCGGGTCGGCCGGCCCGTCCGAGCATCTGGAGGACGTCGAGCGGACTCATGTCGACCTCGCCTTCGAGTGGGTCGTGATACTTCGTGTCCCGGATGACGACGCAGCGGGCGGGCAGGTTGACGCCCCAGGCGAGCGTCGTCGTCGAGAAGAGCAACTCGATCAGCCCCTCCTTGAACCACGCCTCGACGAGGTCCTTGTCGTTCTTCGAGAGGCCGGCGTGGTGGAAGGCGACCCCGTCTAACACCGATTTGCGGAGGGTGTCGTTCTCGAGTTCCGTCGCGTCGGTGTGAAAGTCGTACTCGCCGCGAGCGCCCATCGGGATGTCGCGCTCGGCGATCTCGTCTCGGGATTTCTTCGCGGCCTGGACAGTGTCCTGCCGGGAGGAGACGAAGACGAGCGACTGGCCGTCCTCCCGGAGGTGCGGTTCGGCGAGGTCGAGCGCGCGGTAGAGTCGGCGATACTTGTCGGCGAAGGCGTTCTCGCCGTGCGTGTAGGTTTTGACGTCGGCGTGGAGGTCTACGGGGCGGTACTCGTCGCCGAAGTCGAAGGTGCACGCGTCCGGGGCGTCGAGCCAGGCGGCGACGTCGTCCACGTTGGGCATCGTCGCCGAGAGGGCGACGACGCGCGGATCACACAGTCGCCGCAGCCGGGAGATCGTCACCTCGAGGACGGAACCGCGGCCGTCGGCGTCCAGCAGGTGCACCTCGTCGATCACGCAGCAGTCGATGTCGGTGACGAAGTCGTACCGGCGTGAATCGTGCTTGCGCGTCGCCGAATCCAGCTTCTCGGGCGTCATCACCAGAATGTCGGCCCGGCGCGCTCTGCGGGGATTCAGGTCGCGCTCGCCGGTGACGACGTAGACCGAGTAGTCGAGTTCCTCGAACCGGTCCCAGTCGGCTTCCTTCTCGTTGGTCAGCGCACGAAGCGGTGCGACGAACAGGGCCGTCCCGCCCGAATCGAGCGCCTTGCAGATCGCCAGCTCTGCGAGCGCGGTCTTGCCGGAGGCGGTCGGCGCGCTGGCGACGACGTTTGCCTCGCGCTCTAACAGGGCCGGGAGGGCCTCGCGTTGCATCCGGTTGAACGAGTCGAACGCGAACGCCTCGGCGAAATCGGCCTCGAGCGAGTCGGCGAGCACCTCGGCGACGTCCATCTATCGGAGACGGGCGTCGGCCCGTGAAAGGCGTTTCCTTCGCGGCGACGCCGCGCTCCGTCGTGACACCGAATTGGGAAAAACGGACGATTCAAGCCGTGTCGACGGCCCGTCGTTACCGCAACGCCGACGTGATTACGGCGCCAGCCGTCGCGAACACGAGCGGGTAGAGGATCCCCGCGAGGACGACGGCCGGGAGGAGGACTGGGGCCATCGAGCCACCCCACTCGACACCGAAGACTGCTCCCTGGGAGCTCGACTCGGTCACAAGTGCGCCGAGACTCATCACGACACTGTAGCCGAGCGCGACCGGCGCTCCGGTCACGACGGCGCCACCGAGGTCGCGCACGTCGAGCCGATACGCCAGAAGCGCACCGGCGAACAGGAGCACGACGGGCGGAATAACATACAGCAGATCGGCGTTCGCGCTCCCCGATTCGCTGATCAGGTTGATCGTATCAGTGCCGCTGATCCCACCGACGGAGCCGCTCCGTTCCAGTTCGACGAAGTGGGCGTTGAAGTAGTACCAGGCTGTTCCCTTCCACTCAGCGAAGTTCTCTAGATTCTCTTTGACCTCGTCTCGTATCAGGAGCGTGGTCAGTAGGTAGCCGATCGCCGCGACGAGGACGCCGACCCCTGCGCTCGCAGCGATGCGTCCGCCGTCAGTACTGCCGGCTGTTCGGGACATGGAGTCGAACCTGAGCGACGGGGTCGGTATATGCCTTCTGTAAGGTACAATCCGTATTTGTCGCGGGCGAATTGGCGAATCTGGGCCGGGAACCGACGAAATACGAGGAAAGCGGGGTCAGAATAGGGCCGATC containing:
- a CDS encoding heptaprenylglyceryl phosphate synthase; this encodes MQLDWTGIDHVTKVDPEKAMPSDPASLLAATDLVMIGGSDGVTEKNTIETIEAVRDAAPDVPIFQEPYNADQVTKETVDAVDVLSVPAVYNGDMKHFVGKHVSMYAQLASKPSSMMGTSLPVVGSVIESKAEGVVADLTEKIVGEGYVIQHTDSAAARTAGATEPFTTEEVAGAALATETFYGFPIFYVEYSGTYGGPADVEAAAAHLEDTVLLYGGGIDSREKAEEILDAGADAVVVGDCFHDDREKFTETIPRR
- a CDS encoding endonuclease NucS domain-containing protein, with product MLEDTIRILAGDCTVMFDGTEREEYRGRVTTIVKPDNTVLVHDVDGYQPVAWLTRADSVSTERTGGFTLVAKKDVQTLRIATHDREGFTNYRASPAGTPVGTCPTCDGTLVRADGVRCVDCHERYAIPADAVVRDEYCSCGLPRIRAERGLAFDICLDRTCESLDDAVRDAFDREWSCPDCSGDLRILRRGGLIAGCEHYPECETGFVVPSGVVDGTCGCGLPAFDTGSDRRCLDAACDRLVEVPTT
- a CDS encoding CARDB domain-containing protein; protein product: MALLVCVLAVSLLTVGLAGPTLAADSSVECAAGSGGGPVYVTDSGLEVADNATAADESYPAFPDAETVSLEDVNVSFSAAGPADLRLEERSADFTCVAAVNASANDVLIGPAEGPGMTINGSLEALSFGPLDFESDDAADLTYDANDSVTLTIDDTGLDEGETVAFESLGSDTIDAEVDADSNGTFSVELPAGDYELALSTASSGGGLPGLPPPPPDDEPAAFEYSEIALESTEIGAGEEITVSATATNVGEASGSHTVELLVNGEVVGEESVYLAGGSSETITFTTVLDDAGTTGISLGDESVGTVTVTDEEPGSDNSGGTDPGSDDDGEATPDPESEIDEGSETPWLLITIGLLAIVTAGVGVAYSQGHLDPYLSE
- a CDS encoding DJ-1/PfpI family protein; this encodes MATFDVEIVLFDGFDELDAVGPYEVFDTARSFGADLTVSLVTLDTPGQVTASHGLRVEADGSLSTDAAPDLLVVPGGGWTSDDGGVRRVVDEGRLPAVAAELAAAGTTVASVCTGAMILAEAGLVDGRPATTHEAALDDLAAVAGEVYDDPAVRAVDDGDVLTAGGVTAGIDLALWLVEREFDADVAAAVATELEHERRGTIVR
- a CDS encoding HAD family hydrolase translates to MTAVLFDMDGVLVDSEDYWVAFEEDELLPDAVPHTEIDLAETSGMNFREIYDYLDAEYGTAISREEWIDRFDEMARTVYTERVSLLPGLRELLADLRERGVTVAVVSSSPHDWIGLVLDRFDLVDAFDAVVSADDIDGASKPAPDVYEYAAATVDAEPDDCVAVEDSENGITAGHRAGMAVVAYRVVAHGDIDRSRADVVADDPAELREAVRSLVQ
- a CDS encoding DEAD/DEAH box helicase, which translates into the protein MDVAEVLADSLEADFAEAFAFDSFNRMQREALPALLEREANVVASAPTASGKTALAELAICKALDSGGTALFVAPLRALTNEKEADWDRFEELDYSVYVVTGERDLNPRRARRADILVMTPEKLDSATRKHDSRRYDFVTDIDCCVIDEVHLLDADGRGSVLEVTISRLRRLCDPRVVALSATMPNVDDVAAWLDAPDACTFDFGDEYRPVDLHADVKTYTHGENAFADKYRRLYRALDLAEPHLREDGQSLVFVSSRQDTVQAAKKSRDEIAERDIPMGARGEYDFHTDATELENDTLRKSVLDGVAFHHAGLSKNDKDLVEAWFKEGLIELLFSTTTLAWGVNLPARCVVIRDTKYHDPLEGEVDMSPLDVLQMLGRAGRPGYDDVGYGWVVCDTADADRYRRLLREGTEIESQLADSLETHLNAEIAMGNVTSEADVFDWLETTFFYERGQTRPTKYGFENLDRRVRDAIETLVTDGFVERDGDGAGDSDDARNGLEPTALGRLTSRYYLDLETARGFADCCERAVEGTLDEATVFEAIAKAGAFDSVTTRQAERDAIDGVLTGQPVGDDIGSNGQRKVLAILRSEANGTTPTELRSDAWAITRNALRLLAALRAFLDRFASGHDANLASRLEARVENGVDAAAVGLTAIDGVGPGRASKLARSEIHTPADVRETGVSGLVEAGLDEGVAERILESARALPAVEIAWERDFPSTIAVGENDMQTVTVTNTGEAARAEVRVMVNGHEMTSTSTYLRGSEVVPAAVFGSADHDTLELTVSVAFPELPLVPISETRTVDVE